One region of Oncorhynchus nerka isolate Pitt River linkage group LG22, Oner_Uvic_2.0, whole genome shotgun sequence genomic DNA includes:
- the LOC115105044 gene encoding alpha-amylase-like isoform X1, with product MMSQQKPHRSNHSLPRTVKAKLCGCLLALGLGVGLSQYPSKSHTKHHIQQGRSTIVHLFEWRWNDIAEECERYLGPNGFDGVQISPPSENVVVTKPWRPWWERYQPVSYNLCSRSGTQQELRDMVCRCNNVGVKIYADVVINHMCMSGAGEGEGRHRSTCGSYFNASKREFPSVPYSASHFNDDKCTTSSRNIETYQDIYQVRNCRLLGLLDLAQDKEHVRERIVDYMNRLVDMGIAGFRVDAGKHMWPEDLKNIYSRLHNLNTTWFTQGSRPLIYQEVIDLGGEPIKATEYSGLGLVTEFKYGTMLGSVIRKWNQGKLSDLKTCGESWDLLPSGEALVFVDNHDNQRGHGAGGASILTFWEPRMYKMAVAFMLAHPYGVTRVMSSYRWDQHVVDGKDQNDWIGPPSFPDGSTKPVPIQPDGSCGEGWVCEHRWPTIRNMVMFRNVVDGEPLSNWWDNGGNQIAFGRGNQGFIVINNDNCSLDVTLYTGLHRGTYCDVISGQRSGGRCSGKQVTVGGDGRAHFTISASDPDPVIAIHTHSKLE from the exons atgaTGAGCCAACAAAAGCCCCACCGGTCAAACCATTCACTACCCCGGACG GTAAAAGCTAAACTATGTGGCTGCCTGTTGGCTCTGGGTCTTGGAGTAGGCCTCTCCCAGTACCCGTCTAAAAGTCACACAAAGCATCACATCCAGCAGGGCAGGTCAACCATAGTCCACCTGTTTGAGTGGCGCTGGAATGACATAGCTGAAGAGTGTGAGCGATATCTGGGACCCAATGGATTTGATGGAGTGCAG ATCTCCCCTCCCAGTGAGAACGTGGTGGTGACTAAACCATGGAGACCGTGGTGGGAGAGGTACCAGCCAGTCAGCTACAACCTCTGTTCCCGCTCTGGAACCCAACAGGAGCTCCGAGACATGGTCTGCAGGTGCAACAATGTCGGG GTGAAGATCTATGCAGACGTGGTCATTAATCACATGTGTATGTCTGGCGCGGGCGAGGGGGAGGGCAGACACCGTTCGACCTGTGGCTCATACTTCAATGCCAGCAAGAGGGAGTTCCCATCTGTGCCCTACTCCGCTTCCCACTTCAACGATGACAAATGCACCACCAGCAGCAGAAATATTGAGACTTACCAAGACATTTATCAG GTGCGTAACTGTCGTCTGCTAGGTCTTCTGGATCTGGCGCAGGACAAGGAGCATGTGAGGGAGAGGATAGTGGACTACATGaacagactggtggatatggGTATAGCAGGTTTCAGGGTGGACGCAGGTAAACACATGTGGCCTGAGGACCTGAAGAACATCTACAGCAGACTTCACAACCTCAACACCACCTGGTTCACACAGGGATCCAGACCACTCATTTACCAAGAG GTTATCGACCTCGGTGGCGAGCCGATAAAAGCGACAGAATACTCTGGACTGGGCCttgtcacagagttcaagtatgGTACTATGCTGGGTTCTGTCATCCGCAAGTGGAACCAAGGGAAACTCTCTGACCTCAA GACGTGTGGTGAGAGCTGGGATCTGCTGCCCTCAGGCGAGGCATTGGTGTTTGTGGATAACCATGACAACCAGAGAGGGCACGGTGCAGGAGGGGCCTCCATCCTCACCTTCTGGGAGCCCAG AATGTATAAAATGGCTGTGGCTTTCATGCTGGCCCATCCCTATGGAGTTACGAGAGTGATGTCAAGCTACCGGTGGGATCAACATGTTGTGGATGGGAAG gaccAGAATGATTGGATAGGTCCTCCCAGCTTCCCTGACGGCTCCACCAAGCCTGTCCCCATACAGCCAGACGGCAGCTGTGGGGAGGGCTGGGTGTGTGAACACAGATGGCCCACAATCAG aAATATGGTGATGTTCCGTAATGTTGTCGATGGAGAGCCCTTGTCTAACTGGTGGGACAATGGGGGTAACCAGATAGCTTTTGGACGAGGCAACCAAGGCTTCATAGTTATCAACAATGATAACTG TTCCCTGGATGTGACGCTGTACACCGGCCTTCATAGAGGAacctactgtgatgtcatctccggtcagaggtcaggggggcGTTGCTCGGGGAAACAGGTGACCGTTGGAGGGGACGGGAGAGCACACTTCACCATCAGCGCCTCTGACCCGGACCCTGTCATAGCCATTCACACGCACTCTAAGCTAGAGTAG
- the LOC115105044 gene encoding alpha-amylase-like isoform X2 — MKVKAKLCGCLLALGLGVGLSQYPSKSHTKHHIQQGRSTIVHLFEWRWNDIAEECERYLGPNGFDGVQISPPSENVVVTKPWRPWWERYQPVSYNLCSRSGTQQELRDMVCRCNNVGVKIYADVVINHMCMSGAGEGEGRHRSTCGSYFNASKREFPSVPYSASHFNDDKCTTSSRNIETYQDIYQVRNCRLLGLLDLAQDKEHVRERIVDYMNRLVDMGIAGFRVDAGKHMWPEDLKNIYSRLHNLNTTWFTQGSRPLIYQEVIDLGGEPIKATEYSGLGLVTEFKYGTMLGSVIRKWNQGKLSDLKTCGESWDLLPSGEALVFVDNHDNQRGHGAGGASILTFWEPRMYKMAVAFMLAHPYGVTRVMSSYRWDQHVVDGKDQNDWIGPPSFPDGSTKPVPIQPDGSCGEGWVCEHRWPTIRNMVMFRNVVDGEPLSNWWDNGGNQIAFGRGNQGFIVINNDNCSLDVTLYTGLHRGTYCDVISGQRSGGRCSGKQVTVGGDGRAHFTISASDPDPVIAIHTHSKLE, encoded by the exons ATGAAG GTAAAAGCTAAACTATGTGGCTGCCTGTTGGCTCTGGGTCTTGGAGTAGGCCTCTCCCAGTACCCGTCTAAAAGTCACACAAAGCATCACATCCAGCAGGGCAGGTCAACCATAGTCCACCTGTTTGAGTGGCGCTGGAATGACATAGCTGAAGAGTGTGAGCGATATCTGGGACCCAATGGATTTGATGGAGTGCAG ATCTCCCCTCCCAGTGAGAACGTGGTGGTGACTAAACCATGGAGACCGTGGTGGGAGAGGTACCAGCCAGTCAGCTACAACCTCTGTTCCCGCTCTGGAACCCAACAGGAGCTCCGAGACATGGTCTGCAGGTGCAACAATGTCGGG GTGAAGATCTATGCAGACGTGGTCATTAATCACATGTGTATGTCTGGCGCGGGCGAGGGGGAGGGCAGACACCGTTCGACCTGTGGCTCATACTTCAATGCCAGCAAGAGGGAGTTCCCATCTGTGCCCTACTCCGCTTCCCACTTCAACGATGACAAATGCACCACCAGCAGCAGAAATATTGAGACTTACCAAGACATTTATCAG GTGCGTAACTGTCGTCTGCTAGGTCTTCTGGATCTGGCGCAGGACAAGGAGCATGTGAGGGAGAGGATAGTGGACTACATGaacagactggtggatatggGTATAGCAGGTTTCAGGGTGGACGCAGGTAAACACATGTGGCCTGAGGACCTGAAGAACATCTACAGCAGACTTCACAACCTCAACACCACCTGGTTCACACAGGGATCCAGACCACTCATTTACCAAGAG GTTATCGACCTCGGTGGCGAGCCGATAAAAGCGACAGAATACTCTGGACTGGGCCttgtcacagagttcaagtatgGTACTATGCTGGGTTCTGTCATCCGCAAGTGGAACCAAGGGAAACTCTCTGACCTCAA GACGTGTGGTGAGAGCTGGGATCTGCTGCCCTCAGGCGAGGCATTGGTGTTTGTGGATAACCATGACAACCAGAGAGGGCACGGTGCAGGAGGGGCCTCCATCCTCACCTTCTGGGAGCCCAG AATGTATAAAATGGCTGTGGCTTTCATGCTGGCCCATCCCTATGGAGTTACGAGAGTGATGTCAAGCTACCGGTGGGATCAACATGTTGTGGATGGGAAG gaccAGAATGATTGGATAGGTCCTCCCAGCTTCCCTGACGGCTCCACCAAGCCTGTCCCCATACAGCCAGACGGCAGCTGTGGGGAGGGCTGGGTGTGTGAACACAGATGGCCCACAATCAG aAATATGGTGATGTTCCGTAATGTTGTCGATGGAGAGCCCTTGTCTAACTGGTGGGACAATGGGGGTAACCAGATAGCTTTTGGACGAGGCAACCAAGGCTTCATAGTTATCAACAATGATAACTG TTCCCTGGATGTGACGCTGTACACCGGCCTTCATAGAGGAacctactgtgatgtcatctccggtcagaggtcaggggggcGTTGCTCGGGGAAACAGGTGACCGTTGGAGGGGACGGGAGAGCACACTTCACCATCAGCGCCTCTGACCCGGACCCTGTCATAGCCATTCACACGCACTCTAAGCTAGAGTAG